AACCTATCTGACAACCTCTGCACATAGCGCAGATAAGGCGAGACATATCCGAAGGACCCCACCTGCAACTGAGTAGAGAGGTGAGGCTGCTTGCCGATGGGAATCTCGCTCATAGTCTCGATGGCAAGTAAAGCTGCCACCGAGGCTTGCCGAGCCGAAATGAAAATGTCGTCGTTGTCACCAATGGTGAGTCGCAATGTCTGCACTTGGTCGAGCGAATAACGGGACACATCAATTTCGCCGCCCTGACATTCGCTGAGCAGCACACCATCGTAACTCACACCCGTATGCCCCGCTCCGAATCCACGCACGGCTACCGTCTTCATTCCTCCTGCCCCACCATAGTCGCGCAGATTGATGCCTGGCATGCGGTGCAATGCGTCTGCCATATCCGTAACGCCAAGCCTCAACATATCCCCTTTGTCCAAAAGCTGGAGAGGCGATGTGCTCGTAAGTATCCAGTGCTGCCGAGCATTCACTTTTACTTCCTGCAAGTGCTCGGTACGAATGGAATCTTGCCCCATACTAACTTGCACATACAACAGTAGCAAGCCACCGAGACAAAACTTCCTCAATGTCTTCATTCATTCTATTTTTTTATATTATTATCAATATCTCCATCACACACCCATCCCACGGGGGAGGATAGAATCATAGCAGAAAACTATGGCAACGGCAGGTCTTCTGACTTGCAACCTTCTTCAGCACTCCTCATTCCTAAAGACTTCGTGAATGCAAAACTCATGACAAGCGGGCTGCCCGGGCTTCTCGCCCGATTCCCTTTTAATCACAACCCACTCCTTTCCGAGTAATCATCTTTCCCAAGAAAAATATCATCCCTATAGCGGCATGATGTGGCAGTGAACCAATTGCGGGAGCAAATTTACGACATTTTTTCGGAAAAGACATCAACTTCATCGCCTTTTATTTGGTAATCTGCCATTTTATTTTTTGCACAAAAATCAAGAAGGGCCGCTACCGCAAGTTGATGGAGGAATAAATATTCGGAAATGAAAAAGAAAAAATCGAAAATGATAAGAACCGAAAAAGCCCAGGGCAATTTACTCTGGGCTTATTTTATTTTTCAAATATTCTACTGATAGATAGAAAGCGGAATTATTTCACTACTACCTTGCGAGTAGAACCATCGCTCATGCGGATGATGTTGAGACCCTTCTGAGGAGCAGAGATGCGCTTGCCGTCAGCAGAAAAACGAGCCACCTCAACTGCACCATTAGTGGTAATATTCTTAATACCAGTAGCAGGAGTTACGGTTACTACGAATGTAGTTTCAGCTAACTTACCATTAGAGTTTACCTTGATAGTTACTGCTGCTTCACCCTCCTTCTTTGGGGTGATGATAAGTGAACCATTCTGCATCTTTGCATCCAACACAGATGCATCACTGACAGTTTTCACACTCTTAACGATAGCAGCATCAAAGTTGTCTGCATCAGTGGCAAGATCTTTCAGATCAATAGTAGCAGTCTTATCAGCTGCCAAAGTCAAATCTCCTACAGGATTAGCAATCACAGGAGCTTCATTATCAGGGAAAACAGGCAATGATGGGAACCAATAGTTAGAAATCATTGGATATTCTGCAAGTTGTTTACCCTCTGCATCATACTTGCGAACCACATAAGTAGCATCAGTAAAGCCCTTGAACAAACTAACGTATGCATCATCACTTACAGGATCTACGCGGAATGAGCAACCGTAGATATAGAAGCCATCAGCCGCATCTGTATAGTCAAGATACTTAGAGAACTTATTGTTGTCAATATCATACTTATAGATAGTATAGTTACTAAACCAAGAAGAGCTGCCGCCATTCCAATAAAGCACGTTCTGCTGATTGCTTGCGCAGAAACAATCAGGAGTCCAAGCATACCATGAATTAGCAGGTCCATAGATACCTTCTGGCAAAACAATGATGGTCTGCTCCAAAGTGTTAGGATTAAGCTTTACGATTCTGTTATCAGCCTGTCCTGAACCCGATGTGGCAGCTAAACTCAACCAGAGGTTTCCGTCTTTTGAAAGAACTACAGAACCAAAGCCCCATCCTTCAGGTGCAGCAATAGCCTGTTCAACCTTATCAGTATTGGCATCAATAACAAGAAGACCACTCTTCTGGTGTACAGCGAATACACGATCGTTAACACGAATCATACTACCAATCTGTCCGCTATAAAGCTGATCGTAAGCACTACCTCCACCATTTGTGGTTCCCTCCACACTACCAGCAATTTCCTGCTTATCGAGGTCGAGGATAAAGATACCATTGCTTGTACCAACATAGCCTTTATGCTCATCTACGCCAAGAAAAGCACGGCCATCGGCATTGGTAGATATCGTCTGGATTTGCTTCTCCATCTTCATGGTCTTGGCGTCAAGAATATTGACACGACCACCGACAACAGAAGCTCCAGGGTCTTTCTCCTGCTTTGACGTCACATAGAACTTATCGCCATAAATCTGGCCATATTGAGCAGTACATCCCAACTCTACACCAGGATTCTCTTTCTGAACAACACGGTAAACCCACTCGCCATTATCAGTTAAGAAGTTGATAGTAGAGTTCTGATGACCATACCAGTCTTCATTAACAATAAATGTTCCCTTGGTATAGTCTGTATTAGCATTCTCATCATATACCAACTGGCAAGCACCAGTCTGAGTTGGCTGAGAGTAATCTATAATTGTACCAAGTACATCACGTTCTGGCAATGTAATGCCTTCAATCTTCGTATTGGCAGGAAGATGATTATAAGCAGCACCATTCTTTACTACCTGGTACTCTCCATCAACGAACTTGACTACAGGAGAAAGGTCTGTACTACAAATATCACTGTTCAGTAGACGAGATTTTGCAGACTCAGTAATCGTACCATTTATTACATTATATCCATAAGAAACAACGTCTTTTGCCGCATCATCACTTTTAATATTAAGAGTAATACCATCTCCATTATTATAGAACACATTGTTAGCAAAATGTACATGTGGAGCATTCACTACACAAATAAGACCATCTGAAGCCTTATCATTATCAGCAAAGGTACAAGATACAAGATTAAGATGTACCAAATCCTTATTAGGCAACTCCCAAATATTTAAGACACTACCCTCTCCTGTCATTTTAATGTTAGAAAAACGACAGTTGCTGATAGTAACATTTATATCCTTACTAGCTGATGTACCACTGATAGCACAACCAACGCCATCACCATTTCCAGAGATACCATCAAAAACACACCTGTCAATAGTCAAACTTCCTCCTTTATAAGGAGCATAATAGAAAGCACTTTCTTGCAAATTCTTAAAGACGAAATCAGTTATGCGGATTGTCTTATAATCACTCGGATAAGCATTCAAAGGAAGAGGACCATTTGTCAAGACAACACCATTGCCATTAATAGTAACACTGGTGTTAATCTCTGCATAATCTAATATGCCCGATGTATCAAACTCAGTACCACGCAATCCCTCACGGAACTTAATAGTCTCGCCATCTGTTGCATTTTTCAGTGCCTCAGCAAATTCCTTTAAATTGTTTACTGTTGTGACCTTGCCTGTCTCTGCTGTTGCTGACTTTATCTTAGCTTTAGCAGAAGGAACAGTAAGAGTTGAAACATATTCGAGTTTTCCACTCATGTCATTGCTATACCAGTTTGACATATCTGAGATATAAGACCATCCATCAACACAACCACTGGTCAGTTCTCGTGAAGTTGCTCCTACTGACGAATAGCCATACGCTTGATCCAAAGAGTTAGTTGTCCAATAACTCCAATAGCCATTATACCAACCAGCACACCAGTGATCTGACGCATCATTAGAAGTAAACTTATCAAATGTATAATCTGCACAATTATAGGTACCAGCAGTAAGACTAAAGGAACTACTACCATTCAATAGTTTGATGTTTCCATTCCCATTGATGTCATAGCCAAGTCCTCCAACAGCAGTACCATATTGAGTACCCTCATTCACTAACATATAAAAGCGTGGGTCGGCAGCAGCAACAGCTTTCAGCATATCCACACCAGTGGCTTTACCACTCCATCTATACCCCCACACTAAATTCGTGTTGTTACCTTTACCATCATCCCATTTTACAACGAGAGCAGCATGATTTCTACCATTTCCTACCCAATACTGGATATTATCAAAATCAATATTAGGCATGACTGAGGCTATCTCAGCCTTGGCACTTCTCGCTAATTTGCGAGGTACCCCCTGAACGCTGACTTGTGCAAATGCAAAAGTTGTGCACAAGAGCATCAATAAAAGAAAGTAAAGTTTCTTCTTCATACTTATTACCTTAAAATTAAACTTATAATAATTAACTATTTATTCTCTTATCACCAATCATCTATTCACCTAATGGATCATCAGGTAAAGACGATTTAACTTCCACATGCAAGTCTTGTGCTCTCGCCACTTCCGTGGAAGTTTCTCCAACCCATCCGCAATACTGTCTCACTCCAGTATAGACTCTAATGAAATCAACCCCTGGCAGATGCACAGGATTTCCCTGCTTATCTACAGCCCAGGAAATATCAAAGGAACAGAGGTCTTGTTCCGCATTGGGATGATTATCAGCATATCCCCACGGATAGGAATAAAGTACATAGTAGGTTCCTATATGACTTTCGTCCACTCCGTTTTGAGGCAACAAAGTTCCCTCAAACTTCATCTCATCAGCCTTAATCCACTCCGGGTAATAACTCTGCGTGTGGAATGAGTTCTTTGCTACATAGCCACTTTCACCACGATTATCCGTCCAAGGGATATACAAGGTATCGGTCAGCATCCCCGTTACATCAGGGACCGGTTTATGGAAATCATCCGGACGGCGATACGTTATCTCATAGTTTTTGAGCGTTGCCGGCTTGTAATATTCACTGCCAGCCAACTCATACCACTCATCATCATCCGCCTTGCCATTACAGTTGCGGTCGAACGCCACCATTACAATGCCCGGTTCTGCCGAACCTCCTTTCATGTCCTTATAGGCGGGAATATCGCTATAGAAAGCATTTCCTTTAATAAAGAAGTCTTTCTGCCCCGGCACATTGATGACGGTATGATCAAAACCGAAAGTAACATAACCTCCGTAGGAACCTAACGAAATCATCACATCGTTGGTCAGATCATCTTCTGCTTTCTGGCGCATTGTCTCTTCATTATCGCCCTTTTCATAAATAGGCATGGTATTGACAAACTGCCCTGGTGCAGGTCGATACTCATATACTTTAGCTGTATATGGACTATACTCAGTATCCTCATGTACCACCTGTACGGGAAAAATATGCTTATATCCACGCTCCCCATCATCGAGGGAGAAAGTAAGCGTGTAAGTGCCTTCTTTTTCGGAAAGAAACACATAATCCCGATCCGTACTAAGCAGGGAATCCCGCCCATCTGAAGTCTGCACCGTCCATCGATAGCTCTTGCCCTCATAGGCTGGCGAAAGTCGGAGTTTACGCATGCGCTCTATGTAATAGTAGTCATTGAGTCCCGATGAGACGTTTTCCAAGTCCTGATGGCAACTCGACAATCCCATCCCCAGCAACAAACTGATCAATATATCACATAATCTTATCTTCATCGTCTTCCATTATTTTGTAAGAAAACACATGTGGGCAGGAATATCCCCTGTCCTCACACTCCACTTTTTCACTCCATACCGATTATAGCAGTGCAACACCCCACTCGAAACATAGTTTTTGGCATCTGTCACGTAGATGTCATGTGTTTCCGGATGGATATTGATACCATAGGGGATGGTGATGTTTTTTTCCGACCCATCGGTAATAAACGAGTCGCTCACTTTCTTCAGGGTCTTTACATTGACGATACCATACGTGATGGTATTCTTCTGTGTATAGTTGTTCCACTCCGTGGCATAATAATAGAGCGAATCGCCACTGATGCAGAAGTTGCTGCAAGGTATGTTGAGCGTATCAGTTACCTCCATCTCGTTGCGTCCTTTCTTTCTAACTAACACATAGAGATTGGAGTGGATGTTCTGGTAATCTCCCCGGGAAGTTACCCAAAGTTTGCCGTACTTATCAGCTTTAATATGATGGAGATTGATACCCACTGGAATTTTCTCTACTTGCTTGAATCCCTCTATTTCTATCACCGACACGGTCTTGTCATAATTGGGAGCCATATATCCTCCTGAATTTGCCACATAGATATACTGTCCCAACACACAAAGTTCATCGGGCTGGAATCCCACCGTACATTTAGCCACGGGCTTCAGCGAAAGCGTATCTATCTTATAGACTGCTCCTTGAACCGCATCAGGGTTATTGAGCTGCACCGGTCCTACATAAGAAGTGGCATAGACATACCCCTTGTGAAAACGCACATAGCGCACATTTGGGATATTAACCTGCCCGATGCGATGAGCTGTGCGAGCATCCAGCACCTCTATTTTATTAGAGCAATTGATGACGGCATAAATTCGGGAACCATATATCTGAATGTCATTGCCCACATCACCCAATTCCTTGATAACATGAGGATTGCGCTCAGCATAGAGATTACGTACATAATACCCCTGTGAGAAATCAACATAATCGAGCGTACTCTTGTTGCTACCCATGTTGCCCTCGTTGAGCAGGTACATGCCGATAATTTTCTGTCCCGGCTTCACCTCCTCGGGGATAATTTCGTACTCAGTAGGAACCACCACTTCATCTTCGCGGCAGCTTACCAAACATGTACCTATTAGTAAATATAGCAATAGCTTTTTCATCATGTTTTTATTTTTTTTGATGCGTGCCACCATTATTACATCTCAAACGTCAACGTGAGGCGATAGTTGCGCTTAGGCATCGGATAATTGAGTATCACATCATAGTCCTGGCTGAAGAGATTATTCACCTCTAAGGCTACACGAGCCTTGTAATCCTTCCAATTGAAACTTTTCTGCAGAGAGAGGTCGTGAGTATACCATGGCTGTGTATGATTATAGATGATATTCTCCTGCTGGTTATATCTCTCACCGGTATAAATAAAACTATAGTTCAAACCCCAAGTTCCGTAATCCATCTGTACCACAGCCGAACCACTGTTCCATGGAATATATGGTATCTGGTCGCGATAATAGGTATCGGCAGGATTGGTTACATCAATGGCCTGCTGGTAAGTATATTGCAGACGAGTAGTAACATAAAGTTTGCGCAATGGTCGGAGAGTTGCACTTACCTTGGCATCGAGTCCATTGATATGCACTTTGCCCAGGTTGAGCATCGTCCAACGGAACTGTGCTCCCTTAGGATAAGCCACAATCTTATCACTCACAAAATTACGATACCCATCCACCTGCACAGCCCACTCATACAATATTCCCTTCATACGAGGACTGAAATATGCAAATCCCACATCATACTGGGTGGTATATTCCGGGTTAAGTTTAGAGTTGCCCATCTCTGCATAATAGAGGTCGTTGAAGGTTGGCATGCGGAAACTCTTCTTATAGAAGGCCCTCAAGGAGAAACCTATGTTTTGGAACGGCTTATAATAGAGAAACACTGCCGGCGACCAGGTATTCTTATCAGCTGGTGCCTCTGCATCCCTTGTTACATCATGTACATAATTATAAACCACACTCCCCTGCATCTTGAATCCACCCCAGGCTATTGCTGTGGCTAAAGACACGATATGATTCCAGCGAGTAGGATGCACAAATCCATACATATCAGCATCCATGTTGTTCCACTGGAAATCATAAGCACATGACACCTTCCACCAAGAGCAAAGATCATACTGATGCAGAGTGGACAGATAGAACTCCTTCTGGCGATACACATTATCTATCAGCATTACCGTGGTATCCTTGTTGACATACTTGGTGAGAAAGTAAGAGTATTTCGCCATTAACTTCGTTTGGTAATGGGGAGAAAAGCGCTTATGAATATAACCTTGTATGAAAGAATTATTGTCGCTGATACGCTCGCCTCGCCGCCATACATTATTAACGATAGCCCCTGGCACACCACGTTCTGAGGTATAATTATATGCTTTCAGCATCCAGTCACCTCCCTTAACGTCACCAAATAAGGCTCCCTCCAGTCGGGTGGCACGAATATCACCATTCTCTCTTACAGCCGTTGTATCATACATGATTTCATCGGTTTTTACTGCCTTTCTACGGTAACGGAACTTATACTTACCACTGCTGCTGAGCCATTCGCCATTGAAGGAAACTTTCACCCTATCAGAGAGATTCAGTTCGACAAGCAGCGATGGATTCACCAGATCGAAAGAACCAGTCTTGAATTTCGCTTTCAGATGATAAGCCTTACCTTCTTCAAATTCTGGAACACGAGTCTGCAGATACACCGAACCTGCCGAAGCAAATTCCTTGGCAGCTTGAAATATCTGGCTTTTCTGTCCATTATAAAGCGAGATAGTCTGCATATTATCGAGTGAATACATTCCCAAATCCACCTGTCCATTTTGTGCATTGGAGAGTTCTATACCATCATAGAACACGCCCACATGATTGGTACCCATAGAACGGATGTTGATGGTCTTGATACCACCCACACCACCATAATCCTTGAGTTGCACACCCGAGAAGAAACGCAGGGCATCGGCCACACTCATCGAGTTGAGCCGCTGCAGTTCATCACCTGTCATCACCTGTGCCGGAATCACACTCGGAGTATTATTACCCACTACGACAACTTCCTTAATAGTATGAATACTATCCAAACTACCTACATGCTGCTTCTGCGCATATAGTACCCCACTTGCTACCATGCATCCCACGACGCATAGCAGTAATTTCATTATTCTCATTTAATCTTCTTATACCTTAATATAATAAGTAAATAAATAGTATGTCTCCATCACGAACCCATCCCACGGGGTTGGATAGAATCATCGGAATCTCTTACCCTAAAGACAACCTTTAATCATATCGTTTCCGATGGCAACGGCAGGTCTTCTGACTTGCATCCTCCCAGCATCTCACTCTATGTTAACCATAAAAAGATGCAAAACTCATGGCAAGCGGTCTTCCCGAAAAAATGTCAGTGACCATGGTGCTTACCGCAATAAGACGCTTACAGCAGCGGGACTGTCCGGGCTTCTCACCCGATTCCCTTTTAATCACTACGCACCCTCCATGCCTGCGGCGGCAGGAAGTGGCAGCGAACCAATTGCGAGTGCAAAGGTACAATAAAAAAATGAATAAAAGATTATTTCACCTGCTTTTTTATTCTACAAGCGATAAAATAATCTTTCATTCATTTCCTGTTTTATTCTTTTACTTCTTGATTTTATCTTTTTACTCCTTGAGCATTTTATGTTTTCTGAAACATTTATCCTTTTAGGATTTTCTGAAGTTCGGCGAAATCATCAATGATCCATTCTGCAGCGGCAAGCTGCTCACGGGTTCCGTTTCCATAAGTTACGGCACAGGCCCTGCAACCGGCATGATGCGCCATATCCACATCGAAATTCATATCACCAACCACTAAGGTTTCTTCAAGCATATCCTTCACGTCATCAGGCGAAGTTACAGGATTTTTCATTCCTCTCATCTCTCCCAGTGCCTTGAATACCATATCGGGTGCAGGCTTCACATGCTCCACATCATCACCCGCCACAATAGAGGAGAAAATATCCTCCAACTGCATCTGTTTCACATATCCATCCAGCGAGCAATGGTTTCTGCTGCTTGCCATTCCCAATACAAATCCGCGATGATGCAACTCCCTGAGCGTTTCTATCACATGAGGAAACGGCTTTACGATCATCGTTTGCTTGTTTTCCAGGAATATCTCGCGATAAGTAGCAGCACACTCCATCCCTTCCTCATCACTCATATCAAAGAGCGAGACGAAAGCCTCATCCAGTCGTAAACCGATAGTCTTGGCACATTCCTCATCCGATTTCACTTCGAGATGCCTGGCCCTCATCGTGTCCTGCAAAGTCTTGACGATCAGACTTTGAGAATCTCCGATAGTTCCGTCAAAATCAAAGATAATATATTTCATATTTCTTCTATAAACTGTTTAAAAATCTATTATTGTAAAGATAACTTTCCCGAGATTTCTCTTTACGATTGCAAAGTTAACGATATTTTGCGACTCCACCAAATTTGGGGCGACGATTAAGTCCCACATTACCTCTTTAACAACTTTTACTGATAGAACGGCGAATGTTAAATATTACATAAATTCTTATGCAAAAGTTTGCAGATAGTGAAGAAAAAGCGTATATTTGCCGTAAGAACAGTAAAGGAATTCATTATGAAGAAGAAATTAGTTTTGACAGCAGCTGTCATAGCAGCTCTGTCAGTTGGTTCTTGCAATAGCAAGAAAACCAACAATCAGGAAGCTGACCAAGATAGTCTCAGCTATACAGAGAAGGATTCACTCGAATCCAATGCCTTCGTCCTCGATTCTATCGCAGGAACTTACGAAGGAACACTCCCTGCAGCCGATTGCCCAGGTATCAAGACCGTGCTCACACTCAATGCCGACAGTACTTACCAGTACTCAGCCGACTATATCGAGCGCAAGGATGGTCACGACGAAGCAAGCGGAATCTTCAAGATGCTGGCTAATGGCGTAGTAGAAATCACCCGCCCTTCAAGTGGCGAGAAGTCATACTACAAGGTAAAGGATGCCCAGAGTCTCATCATGACCGATTCTCTCGGCACAGAACCAGAGGGCGCAATGGCCAAGCACTATGTGCTGACCAAGAAGAAATAAGCCCACAGACTTCAACCGTCAGTATCGCCTCAAAGGACGATACCTGACGGTATAAATCTGGTTGAAGTAAGCCTTCCATTCATTCGGCTCCTTATCGTCGCTTCTGACAATACGGATGCCATAAAAACGGGTGCCCGTCTCCTTGTATTCCTTGAATCTCGACAGCATAGCCTGCGAGGGATTCGGAATCAGGAAGTCGGTTATCCAAAGTACGTCTGCATTCACATAATGCAATCCATCATGATCGAGCAACTCGAACATCTGGCTCATCATTTTTTTCGCAGATGTTCCTCCTCCGATAAAAGGGAGATGACTGGCTGATGCCGTATCTTCCGTCCCTTCCACAATATTGATTCCAATCTTCTTCAGCCGTTCTGCCTTTCTCTTAGCCATGAGATCGATGGCACGTGTACTCACCGAGAAATCTATCAGAAAACAGTCTCGCTCCAATTCTTCTGCCGTTTCTTCTATCAGAGAAATGAGCGTGGAAGAAATTCTTTCAGGAGTGCCATACATACTCGCAGAAGTATCGAGGCAGACTATCATAGGACCCTTGCGGGAGGCATGTGTAAAACCGAGTTTGCGGGAAGGCTTAGCCATCTCACTCTTGTAGCGGAAAGTCTGCAACCTACGCGTGCGATACTTATATATAAAGAGTCCCTCCATGTCCTCATCACTGTATTGTGCAAGTTCGAGCGGAAGAAGCGAGTTGAGATCATCGCCCACGGTAATGCCCTCAATATCACTTCCTGAGGAATGTTCCATCTTCATATCGACACCCGAAGCGATGGTCAGCCGGTCCTTACCATTGGCATCCGCCACACGTCCCATCTTCGCTACAATCTCCTTGATTTCAGGATATTGATCCTGTATTTTCATCTCGTTCAGTCGACGCTCAAATTCCGTCTCTGTCCAGGCGTTCTTCATCATTTCCCATGCCTGAACCGCCCGCTGTTCAGAAATACCCTTCAACTTCATATTGCGGGTTATTTGATCCATCATGCGGACCAATCCGGTCTCGAAATGAGTCTGTCTGAGCGCTATGAAGTCCTTCAATTTAGAAATCACCTGCTGCTCTATACAAGCCTTCCAATCCCTTACCAGCCGTTCCCAGTTCTCAGCTTTGGAAGCGCCGATAGAGGAATGCAACCTGTCAGTATCTCCATCATGAATTTCTCCATTATGATTAGCTTGAATAGACTCCTCCCCGAAAAGCCGGAGGAAGAAAGTTTTGTCGAATCCATCATTCCGATGCTCCTCATCAATCTGGTCAAGCAAGGGTCTCCAAACCTCTTCGTTCATCCTACGGAAGGGAGTCCAGTCGAGCACATCATCAGCCCGATGACTTTCCGTCCAGGCTCTCTGTCGCTGGAATCTCATGTGGTGAACACATTCCACGATGAATTTTCCTACAGTCTCATAGAAAATTTTGCTCTTGATTCTGCTGTTAACCACCTGGCGCTGGAATTTCTGCACCTCTTCACCTGTCTCTGCAATAGTAACTTTCAAGGTAAAGAGGTGAATCAGATAATCCTTGAGCGGATCTTCCTTCAAATTCCAAGGCATGACAGTACTTGCCGGATCAGGAATTTTCACCTGTCCCGACTTGCAGAAATCATCCAGCATTTTCAGGTAGAACTGGGATTCAACCAAGTCCTTATTGGTCTGATATTTCATTTTTCCATCAGATATTCAGCAAAGATGCGGGCTGCACTCTCCACCTTTGCAGCACAAGGGCGAGATTTGTAGTATTCTGCCGTACGGGCTGAAGCCACATAACTGGACTGTGCCTTCTCATATCCTTTCAGACCGAGGATTTCAGCACAGATGATACTGCCATTCTGCTGCTTTGACTTAGCTAACAAATCCTGCACTACCTTGTAGCAGGCAGACTTACCTTCCCGGTCGTCGCCTTCGGTCTGACCACAGTCCAGCCCCACCAGTACGACAATACCTGAT
This is a stretch of genomic DNA from Segatella hominis. It encodes these proteins:
- a CDS encoding vWA domain-containing protein, with product MKYQTNKDLVESQFYLKMLDDFCKSGQVKIPDPASTVMPWNLKEDPLKDYLIHLFTLKVTIAETGEEVQKFQRQVVNSRIKSKIFYETVGKFIVECVHHMRFQRQRAWTESHRADDVLDWTPFRRMNEEVWRPLLDQIDEEHRNDGFDKTFFLRLFGEESIQANHNGEIHDGDTDRLHSSIGASKAENWERLVRDWKACIEQQVISKLKDFIALRQTHFETGLVRMMDQITRNMKLKGISEQRAVQAWEMMKNAWTETEFERRLNEMKIQDQYPEIKEIVAKMGRVADANGKDRLTIASGVDMKMEHSSGSDIEGITVGDDLNSLLPLELAQYSDEDMEGLFIYKYRTRRLQTFRYKSEMAKPSRKLGFTHASRKGPMIVCLDTSASMYGTPERISSTLISLIEETAEELERDCFLIDFSVSTRAIDLMAKRKAERLKKIGINIVEGTEDTASASHLPFIGGGTSAKKMMSQMFELLDHDGLHYVNADVLWITDFLIPNPSQAMLSRFKEYKETGTRFYGIRIVRSDDKEPNEWKAYFNQIYTVRYRPLRRY
- a CDS encoding C-GCAxxG-C-C family protein, which produces MNQENQILSPELEARVHQAVENFMQGYGCCQSVVAAFADLYGLDETMAKRIGAGFGGGVGRMRMMCGAVSGIVVLVGLDCGQTEGDDREGKSACYKVVQDLLAKSKQQNGSIICAEILGLKGYEKAQSSYVASARTAEYYKSRPCAAKVESAARIFAEYLMEK